A region of Mugil cephalus isolate CIBA_MC_2020 chromosome 3, CIBA_Mcephalus_1.1, whole genome shotgun sequence DNA encodes the following proteins:
- the rxfp3.3a2 gene encoding relaxin-3 receptor 1 codes for MDEIFNQSGELNRSSPGDEKFSFEDIDVSADGTPILRILISVVYSVVCAVGLVGNLLVFFLMRVRQGRKRSTINVFIINLAVTDFQFVLTLPFWAVDTALDFSWPFGDAMCKIILSVTVMNMYASVFFLTAMSVTRYLSVASALKKKAHRRSRCVRWVCAVLWVAATMATAPTAVFSTVTVVAGEKLCLLKFPEGHDWLALYHIQKILIAFIIPMLIVSVNYLMLLRFVRRRSMDSSNPKRRSRVTKSVAIVVLSFFFCWMPNHAITFWGVLVKFNAANWDTSYYMVHTYVFPVTVCLAHTNSCLNPVLYCLMRPEIRKMLSSLFWRSSTTPSSSKACVTRSVTQGETQGVVPLQIMDNSEYTLSIIDRKGLSGSKIIPYNR; via the coding sequence atggatgaaatatTTAACCAAAGTGGCGAACTCAATCGAAGTTCGCCCGGCGACGAGAAGTTTAGTTTCGAAGACATCGATGTCAGCGCGGACGGCACCCCCATCCTTAGGATACTCATATCCGTGGTGTACTCTGTAGTTTGCGCAGTTGGCTTAGTGGGCAACCTGCTCGTCTTTTTCCTCATGAGGGTACGACAGGGCCGGAAGAGGTCCACgataaatgttttcatcatcaaCCTTGCGGTGACAGACTTCCAGTTCGTCCTCACTCTTCCCTTCTGGGCCGTGGACACCGCGCTGGACTTCAGCTGGCCGTTTGGAGACGCCATGTGCAAAATCATCCTCTCGGTCACCGTCATGAACATGTATGCCAGCGTGTTTTTCCTCACTGCCATGAGCGTGACCCGCTACCTGTCTGTCGCCTCGGCCCTAAAGAAAAAAGCGCACAGGAGGTCTCGGTGCGTGAGGTGGGTGTGCGCGGTGCTGTGGGTGGCGGCGACGATGGCCACAGCTCCCACGGCTGTCTTCTCCACTGTGACTGTGGTCGCTGGAGAGAAACTCTGCCTCCTCAAGTTTCCCGAAGGACACGACTGGCTCGCCCTCTATCACATCCAAAAGATACTGATAGCCTTTATCATCCCAATGCTCATAGTGTCTGTAAACTATCTGATGCTCTTGCGCTTTGTCAGGCGAAGGAGTATGGACAGCAGCAACCCTAAACGGAGATCTAGAGTCACCAAATCTGTCGCCATAGtggttttgtctttctttttttgctggaTGCCAAACCATGCCATCACCTTTTGGGGCGTCTTGGTCAAATTTAACGCAGCCAACTGGGATACGTCGTATTACATGGTGCACACGTATGTGTTCCCGGTCACTGTGTGCTTGgcgcacacaaacagctgcttgAACCCGGTGCTCTACTGCCTAATGAGGCCGGAGATCAGGAAAATgctcagcagtttgttttggagatcCTCGACCACCCCGTCCTCCAGCAAAGCCTGCGTGACGCGCTCTGTTACGCAGGGAGAAACCCAGGGAGTCGTGCCTCTCCAGATCATGGACAACTCAGAGTACACCCTGTCCATCATAGACCGTAAAGGTTTATCAGGTTCTAAAATCATCCCGTATAACCGTTAA